Proteins from one Panicum virgatum strain AP13 chromosome 7K, P.virgatum_v5, whole genome shotgun sequence genomic window:
- the LOC120642119 gene encoding uncharacterized protein LOC120642119 yields the protein MPRSRCLSASVLLLALAVAAASASSASPAASPFEAHQQDERSIPSDAHLEEATRLLAAEGATLAAIWAEKKNTLAQPLEQQPGGGVATQGDDQSSSGSGEHGKEEGNSKEGEKQGKSCLTKEECHKKKLLCGKGCTLSAHSKCAAKCTKSCVPTC from the coding sequence ATGCCTCGCTCACGCTGCCTCTCGGCGTCAGTACTACTCCTCGCgctcgccgtggcggcggccagcgcctcctcggcctcgccggcggcctcacCGTTCGAGGCGCACCAGCAGGACGAGCGGAGCATCCCGAGCGACGCGCACCTCGAGGAGGCCACGCGCCTGCTGGCCGCGGAGGGCGCGACGCTGGCGGCCATCTGGGCGGAGAAGAAGAACACGCTGGCGCAGCCGCTTGAGCAGcagccgggcggcggcgtggccacgCAGGGCGACGACCAGAGCTCGTCGGGAAGCGGCGAGCACGGCAAGGAGGAAGGGAACAGCAAGGAGGGCGAGAAGCAGGGCAAGAGCTGCCTCACCAAGGAGGAGTGCCACAAGAAGAAGCTGCTCTGCGGCAAGGGCTGCACGCTCTCGGCGCACAGCAAGTGCGCCGCCAAGTGCACCAAGTCCTGTGTCCCCACCTGCTAG